The Lutra lutra chromosome 16, mLutLut1.2, whole genome shotgun sequence genome segment GGCAGAGCAACATGGGCAGgtccctcctcttcagttttcaATAGGATAAACTGAGATGGCATTTCCCACTTTTTCTCAACAGTTTTGGAAACGGTCAGACTTTCATAGTCAACGAACTCCACAATTTCTGCTTCCAAGCTCTCTTTACGCCTTTCTGTCTATCTAAAATGCCATTTCCTATCTTACCCTTCAAGCCTGCAACATCCCTTAGTCCTTCTAGAAAACAGTTCCTCATTTTTCAGAATGCATAATCTTATCTTTGATGCCTGAGTCCAAGATGAAACTGGCCATTCAACATTATTTAAATGCTGCCTGAGCCCCTTCTGTGCCGTAGGCGCTCGTGTCTCTATGGTCTTCTGCACTCTGTGTGGACTTCTCACAATGCCATGCTTTCTTGTCCTCCTTCGGAGAGGCCATGCCTGACTGTCTCTATCAGGCTGCAAAGATAGGACGGCCGCAGTCACGACACCATGTCTTTGTTATTTCCACACGGGGCCTGATTGGAAGAAGGGGTTTTGTAAATCACCAAGTCAAAATACAAGTCACTGTGAGCTCAGGGAAAGGAGGATTCCTAATAACATACGGTGGAAGTAATAATTCAAAATTGGAGAAACAGATGAGCGAGCAGGGAATCAAATGTGTTAGTTAATAGcaacaaagaaaaggagagagatgagAGTAAGCAGTGTTCATTGGGTGGGTGAACTGAAACACCAAAGCTATGGGACCTCGACATTTTGTGGTGAGTCTTCAGTAACCTTGGATTGGAACAGGATTGGAGTTTGAGCTTCTTGATGAGAAGTATGAGAggaaataacattaataatattaataatcattaaTAATTATTAGCTAACCGAAGGTGCAAAGCACCGTCTTGAGGGCTTTCAGTGAAATAACTCATTTAAATACCCCATATAGCCTATACATCCTGACACTAGCCTTGGGGCTCACAGAGATGGCTCTGGTCACACATCTAGTAAGTGGAGGAGATAGGGTGTGAACCCAGGCTCCAAGCTTTGCTGGTTAGCCACTGTGCTCTATGATTACTGTGTTCCCCATACTGACTCACAGGGGAATAGAAGGTGAGGAGTGGTgtgtataaaaagaataataataatttcaagtcTGGAAAAGTTCAATGGTtgctttggagagagagaatctgctaAGTACAGGGTAGATGCAAGTTAGTCTCATTCTTCATTACACAGACATAgagatacacagacacagacacacacatacagacacactattggattttgttttttaaaccctTTGAAGGGGAGTCCAAGATGCTACCCCAAAATATGACGTTTTGGcctattgattattttgaattaaagttccttaaaaaagaaccagtgtgggcgcctgggtggctcagtgggttaggccgctgccttcggctcaggtcatgatctcagggtcctgggatcgagtcccgcatcgggctctctgctcagcagggagcctgcttccctctctctctctctttctctgcctgcctctctgtctacttgtgatttctctctgtcaaataaataaataaaatcttaaaaaaaaaaaaaaaaaaaaagaaccagtgtAAGAAAGAATGGTCTGGCCCTCCTTTgtccccctgaaagcaggaaataaatctcccatatGAAAGCTACCCTCCCTGTACCTGGAGGGCAGAAGGCATTCTGGTCACTGGAAATAGGGAATTTAGGGCCAAGAAAGCTATATAAACAGAACTTGTTATTTCCTTACTAATTTACTACCCCAAACACAAATTTCTTTGccttgtcaattcttcacaaatttatctttttttttttttttttttgtctaaaggACATAAAAGCTGCCTGCCCTGGTCACTTCTTtgaacttcatatttttttatggGGCTCCCAtaggtaaaaattaaatttattttttctcccgttcatatgttttatgtaaatgtaattattggaccagccaaagaacctagaagggaagaagaaaagagttttCCACCCCTGCACCTTATTCAAATGTCAATCTCTCCTAGAAATGGCAAGGACAGCATCACCAGGAAGGGCCCAGCAACGTCACTATACAATAGTATTAATGAGATTTTGCATCTAGAGAACTTGACTGAAGGCTACCTTGGGCTTCTTACCTTAAGTGGTTGCTTCGTCCCCAAAGAAGGTGATGAGAAAGTAGAAGGTAAGGCAGAGCTCCCACTCTCATAGCCAAGCAGGACTGGCGGTACCCTGAGAGAACCACAGCCACGTGGAGAACAGTTCATGCCGAATGTCTAGCGCTCTCTCCCCAGGCCCCCTTAGCCAGCCTCACACCATTGTGCTTTTCTTCCCTAGTAGAGCAGGATCCCCAAAATGAAGGCTGGGCCTCCTTGCCCAGGGGTCCTCTGAAGTACTCTGCTGCATCACCACCAAGCGGATGGAGGGCTGGGCATCAAGGGTGGTCTCGGGAGCGTACTCCTTACTGGGGTCCTTGCCTTGGCAGTCATACAGCACGCAGGAGATGAGGAACACCAGGAGTAAGATAACGTAGCTGGCTACTAGGATGATCAGGTTCAAGGTGACAGGGTCAATCTCCAAGTAAAACTCCATCACGTCTCTCACGGTTAGGAAGTGGGTCTAGGGAAAGGTGGCGGGGCCAGTATGGGGATTACGGGGAGCAAACCCTAGCTCATTGAAATAGCTACATGGGCTCTTGAGTAAAAATACAATAATCTCCAGTGCTCCAGGAGACCTCAGAGATTAAAGCTGCTCGGTTTAATAACTTAAGCTCTTGCTGTTAATACCGCAGCCACCAAAACACAGGAGCTGTCTCTTGTCAATTTACCtctgcagagagagacagaaagagatggtTCAGATGTTATTAAAGTCTGGTATATAAGCAGAGTGTCCATATAATTCATCATCTAAACATGTGGTTTGATGAACAGAAGTAAGTGTTATTAACAAGCACACTGTTAAAAAATGGGatagtcctggggtgcctgggtggctcagtgggttaagcctctgcctttggctcaggtcataatttcagggtcctgggatcgagccccacattgggctctctgagcagcagggagcttgcttccacccacccctctgcctgtctgtctacttgtgatctctctatcaaataaataaataaataaaatctttaaaaaaaatgggatggtCCTGGAAACATTGGGAAGTATGGTCACCCTTTATGTGAGGAGGTTTAAATGCCAAGTATCCATATAGGGAATGATTAGCGTGATCAGGTCAGTGGGGCTTGGAATGCACATGTTTCTTTAATAAAAGGGGCACTCTCAGCATCTGacatttttgcccatttttcatttgttgttttgcACTCATCATTCAAAAATACTTTCTGGCTAGGTTAGGACGGGTAGGAGAGATTCTTCTAGCCACAGAGAACAGCACTGTGAGAGATCTgagcaggaagaagcagggaaaatGGGAGGAATTGAAACAAGGGCAGCATTACAGGAGTTCAAAGAGAGTGGGGGAACATAAGGAAAGAGAGGTAAGCAGGGGTCAGGCAGCAGGGGACTTGTGGGCCAGGCTTGAGACTTGATCCTAGAGCAATGGGATGTGGGGAAGCAACAGGACCAGATGAGCATTTTAAAGAGATTGCCTTGGCTGCTATgtggagacagaaaaacaaacagattgGAAGGAATATTGGATAAGAGTGCagatctcttggggcacctgtgtggctcagtgggttaaggcctctgccttcggctcaggtcatgatcccagggtcctgggatcgagctccaccttggactctctgcttggcaggaagcctgccccccccccccactggcgccacctgcctctctgcctacttgtgatctctgtctgtcaaataaacaaatgaaatctttaaaaaaaaaaaaaaaaggaatgcagatCTCTCTTGATGTATAAATTATCATTCTGCCCCAATAGTCCTGTATCTGGCCAACCTCTTGGGTGTGGATCCTGGGTCGTCACATGGGTCCCCAGGCTCAGAAGGGTCCTGTACCTGTTTCTTgctctgctgtcaccatcttaaagttctttataattatttattttgtattgggCTCATAAATTATGTATCTGGCCTTGGTCTCATATATACAGTTTTGGCCAGACAGGACCACTTCTCCAAAAACTAATGGGACTCTTTGATGCTCCTAGCTAAAGGCCAAAGCTCCCAGAGGTCTGCGGTTTCTCACTGTTGTTAAGTTAATGGCCTGGCAGCTTCCTGTCTGGTCTTTTTATGCCCAGCTTCCATGGGAGGCTGAGGGTTCAGGGATGCTATAAAAAAGAGTTCTTATTGCTCTAgagacctttttaaaataaaatattccatgatTCTGTGATCCTGGACTAACTGTGAACTTATACTTAAGCAGATGGATAGTCTTCTAACACCGTAGGTTAGAATCAGTTGGGTTCCTTAGGAATACGGATTCCCGGGTCAGCCCCAGAGCTTCTGAATTATCATCTCTGGGGCTAGAGTGGGAATATGCATTAGTTAAACAGCTtcataatttcaataattttgaTATGCAACCAGGGTGGAGACTCTTGGCCCTAGACATGTGAAAGCAAGGTCCCCCAGACCCCCAGAGCCTTGGTTGTCTGCCAAGAGATGTCACGGGAGCTTTTCAACAGAGACTTGAACACCATGTGAGGCTGTGAGTCCCACAGGCTGGGAGAGTTCCTTTTGTCAAGAGGACGTCCCTTTCCTCATGGTAGTTTACATTTACCAGGCTCATAGGAGACTGCTGTTTAGAACAGAGTACCAATTTATTAAGGTACAGTGAAAAATACAACTGTCACAAGATCGGAAGGGCTTGTGCTGGAACAACCATAGCCTTTTCTCTCCAGAGGCATATCTACAAAGTCCATTTATAATCAGAAAGTTTCCTGGCGAGCTCAGAATCTCAGCAAGGGGAGCTGTGCAGTGCACCTGTAAGTCACATGCAGGGCTCCTAGACCACAGCCAGGCTTTAGAAGGCAGCATTATTATGTACCCGTGAATTCATTTTTCTGtccattctgaactctagatcctTGATGTCTGTAGTAAACCCATGTCTGTACAGCATAGGTTCTCTCCTATAACAATATTTAGGGAGTTCTttgatgactttatttattttttttaaagattttacttatttatttgacagagagagacacagtgagagagggaacacaagcaagaggagtgggagagggagaagtaagcctcccactgagcagggagcctgggggcagggagccagatgcagggctctatcccaagaccctgggatcatgacctgagccagagagagacgcttaacgactgagccacccaggcaccccacctttgatgactttaaataaaagacacaaagatTTCCTAACATTGACTCGGATAGGTTTCGGTCCACATTAAATTACACTGAAACATGTGGCAACGGTTGTATCGAATGGAGTTTTTCAGATCAGCTCCAGATCTCTCTGTGCATCAGTGATAACCCTTAAATCAGGATGGTTGATTCAATCTGGCCTGTTCTCTTCTTGCCTTGTCCCAGTTCTGCTGATTCCCTCCGTGGTGTCCCAGAATATTTGGTTCAAGGCTATTGTTTTTGGTTCGGTATCTTATTACTATCTGCAGAGACTTGGggctttttttcttgtctttgtatTTATCAGTGCTCAAAGTTCATTTGAAGTCCAGAGTTGTGGAGGTTTTGCTTCCTTCCGACGTGTTGGGTGAAATGCTGGCTCCCTGTTTTGCTTAATTAACCCCAGGGATGGCTGCTTTATTCACAAAGCAGCAGCTGTTCAGAGCTTTAAGGAACTTTCCTCTTGTGCCATCTAGTGGCCAAGGCAGAGGCTGCTAATGAAAGAAGAAGGCAGGAAGCAAACTGGGACAGTTATTTCTAATCATCAGGGGAGGGTGACACAGGTAATGATATCAAGTTACATTTCAGAACAACTCCTTGAGGTCGTCAGGACATActtattcctttgttcatttacaaatatttattgtgcactTACCATGTGCTGGCTGGGTACTAGGCGCTTTGGAGCTTGGTAATGTGATCAATATTGAAAGGACACATACCCAATGTTAGAGAACCCTAAAGAAAAGAGGAATGATCAACTCCATTTTAAGAGTGAGGAAAGAGGCGATAGAATTCTAACGAgatcattctctttctccctcttatccttccatctctctttcttactGCTTGAAATATAAAGCAAGTTTTTACATAGACTACCCCAGGCTATGTGCCATAGGGTATTTGAAAGGCAATCAGATAGGGATTCCATGAGTTCTCAGTTGTATACATATTAATTTACAGTATAGTCCATTTTGTCTGCTGACCGGAAATATCACTTAATAATACCAGATAgggacacttggatggctcagtaggtcaaacatctgcttttggttcaggtcatgatgtcagggtcatgggatagagccctgcatcaggctctctgctcagcagcaggtttgttcttccctctccctctgtgatctctctctctctctctcaagataaataagtaaatagatcttaaaaaataattgcagggcgcctgggtggctcagtgggttaatcctctgccttcggctcaggtcatgatctcagggtcctgggattgagccccgcatcagactctactcagcagggaggctgcttccccccacccccttctgcctgcctctatgccta includes the following:
- the SMIM36 gene encoding small integral membrane protein 36, with product MEFYLEIDPVTLNLIILVASYVILLLVFLISCVLYDCQGKDPSKEYAPETTLDAQPSIRLVVMQQSTSEDPWARRPSLHFGDPALLGKKSTMV